In one Yarrowia lipolytica chromosome 1A, complete sequence genomic region, the following are encoded:
- a CDS encoding uncharacterized protein (Compare to YALI0A05027g, weakly similar to uniprot|Q12140 Saccharomyces cerevisiae YDL037c BSC1) — MYSYSVHTRRVYKAIPPIMMSPTYHPQQAVTFNPIFPVRRSVSNVNEGRTNTQSGHTNKRHTRQSLTDRSTITNSYTNEPGSDSSLLGIIANSSVITTTTTTTTRTRTRTKSPQVFSQIRSDNSAAMSVSSHTSQQSILTTGSRPLYGNKTEHDYVWDKLDESATINSNRVWNQASADPDVGESVMKNRQRLLSKAGMAPPSQTQKKTFQMPYNAVYNDTLPPQPRREDSMSTSADVIQSHKVPRLLRPFRSIKKAFTG, encoded by the exons ATGTACTCATACAGTGTACACACACGTCGGGTCTACAAAGCTATTCCCCCGATCATGATGTCTCCAACATACCATCCCCAACAAGCTGTCACTTTCAACCCGATCTTTCCCGTTCGAAGGAGTGTTTCAAATGTTAATGAGGGGCGT ACAAACACTCAATCTGGCCACACCAACAAAAGACACACAAGACAGTCGCTCACAGATCGCTCCACAATAACCAATAGCTACACAAACGAACCAGGATCCGACTCTTCGCTCTTGGGTATTATCGCAAACAGCTCTGTAATaacaacaactacaacaacgacaacaagaacaagaacaagaaccaAGTCGCCGCAGGTGTTCTCTCAAATCCGCTCAGATAATTCGGCCGCCATGTCCGTCTCTTCACACACCTCTCAGCAGTCCATCCTCACGACGGGATCGAGACCCTTATATGGCAACAAGACCGAGCACGACTACGTGTGggacaagctggacgaAAGTGCCaccatcaactccaaccgAGTTTGGAACCAGGCCAGTGCAGATCCCGATGTGGGCGAATCGGTCATGAAAAACCGACAACGGCTCCTGTCCAAGGCCGGTATGGCCCCTCCGTCCCAgacccagaagaagacgttCCAAATGCCCTACAACGCCGTCTATAACGATACACTGCCACCGCAGCCAAGACGGGAGGACTCCATGTCGACCTCGGCTGACGTGATTCAGAGCCACAAGGTGCCTCGACTGCTGAGACCGTTCAGATCGATCAAGAAGGCTTTCACAGGGTAG